The genome window GCGCTCCATCAGTGATGGCGTCCCCGCGCCGTTTTTGGTGCTCGCGGAGCGACAATTGGCAGGTCGTGGTCGTCGAGGTCGTAAGTGGGTAAGCCCATTTGCGGAAAATCTTTATTACAGTCTTGTACTCCGTATCGAAGGCGGAATGCGCCAGATTGAAGGGTTGAGCCTTGTCGTTGGCTTAGCTGTAATGCAGACCTTGCGAAGTGTCGGCGTGCCGACTGCCGGATTGAAATGGCCCAACGATGTTTTGGTGGGTAACAAGAAAATAGCAGGGATCCTGCTCGAGCTCGTCGGCGATCCAGCGGATGTGTGTCATGTTGTATTGGGTATAGGAATCAACGTGAATATGCAGGTTGCCGATGAGGTCGACCAGCAATGGACTTCTATAAAACTGGAGTCAGGCAAAGCCTGCGAGCGCAATGCTCTGGTGGTTGAATTGAGTAATCAACTCAAGACTTATATCCACAAACACCAGCTCAGCGGGTTCGCAAGCCTGCAGGCAGAATGG of Pseudomonas triticicola contains these proteins:
- the birA gene encoding bifunctional biotin--[acetyl-CoA-carboxylase] ligase/biotin operon repressor BirA gives rise to the protein MLTLLNLLKDGRFHSGQDLGVALGISRSAVWKQLQQLEAELGLSIHKVRGRGYQLSTPLTLLDPREINRKMPQWPVRVFDSVDSTNAEALRSISDGVPAPFLVLAERQLAGRGRRGRKWVSPFAENLYYSLVLRIEGGMRQIEGLSLVVGLAVMQTLRSVGVPTAGLKWPNDVLVGNKKIAGILLELVGDPADVCHVVLGIGINVNMQVADEVDQQWTSIKLESGKACERNALVVELSNQLKTYIHKHQLSGFASLQAEWAENHLWQGRSVSLIAGNSRIDGVVLGIDNQGGLRLIVDGVERAFSGGELSLRLRDDS